The Carbonactinospora thermoautotrophica sequence GCAGCCTGACCAAGACCTGGGGCCTGGCTGGCCTGCGGGTCGGGTACGCGCTGGCCGGCCCGGACCTGATCCGGGAACTCGCCCACGCCCAGCCGCTGTGGGCGGTCTCCACCCCGGCGCTGGTGGCCGCCGAGGCGTGCAGCACGCCCGCCGCCTTGGCCGAGGTCGAGCGGGACGCCCACGCTCTCGCCGCGGAGCGCGCCTACCTGGTGGAGCGGCTGCACGCCGTCCCCGGCGTGCACCTGCCGGTCCGGCCGCGCGCCTCGTTCGCGCTGCTCCGCGTGCCGGACGGCCGCGCGGTCCGGGAGCGGCTGCGTGCGCTCGGCTTCGCGGTGCGCCGCGCCGACACCTTCCCCGGCCTGGGGCCCGACTGGCTGCGCGTGGCGGTACGCGACCGAGGAGTCACCGACGCCTTCATCGCCGCGCTGCAGGAAGCCCTGCGCCTCGGCGCGACGCACGGCCGGCGCGAAGCGGCCGATCCGGTGAGCCCGCATAGCGCGGGTGGAGCGAAGGAGGCACGATGAGCGGGACGTACGAGCCGTCGATCCGCGACGCGGTGCACCGGGTGATCCGGGAACGCCGCGACGTGCGCACCGGGTTCCGGCGCGACCCGATCCCGGACGACGTCCTCACCCGGATCCTGGAGGCGGCGCACCACGCGCCCAGCGTCGGGTTCTCCCAGCCGTGGGACTTCCTGCTCGTCCGCTCCGAGGAAACCCGGCGTCGGGTGCGCGAGCTGGCCATGCGGCAGCGCGACTGGTACGCCGACGCGCTCCCGGCCGCGCGCGCCCGCGCGTTCCGCGGCCTGAAAATCGAGGCGATCCTGGACACGCCGGTCAACATCGTGGTCACCTGCGACCCGACCCGCGGCGGCCGGTACACGCTCGGCCGCTACAGTCAGCCGCAGACGGCCGCGTACTCCGCCTGCCTCGCGGTGGAGAACCTGTGGCTGGCCGCCCGCGCCGAAGGGCTCGGCGTGGGCTGGGTGAGCTTCTTCGACGAGCGCGAGCTGGCCGGCCTGCTGGGCATCCCGCGGCACCTGGAGGTAGTCGCCTACCTGTGCGTCGGGTACGTGGACGCCTTCCCCGACGAGCCCGAGCTGGCCGCCGCCGGCTGGGCCCGCCGCCGCCCGCTCGCCTGGGCCGTGCACGAGGAGCGGTACGGGCGGCGCACGCTGCCTGGACAGGAGCCGGTGAGTCTGCTGGAGGAGACGCTGGCCGCGATCCGCCCGCTGGACGAGGACGCGGTCGCCGACGCTCGGAGCCGGCAGGACCGGATGACCAAGCCCCGCGGCTCGCTCGGTGTCCTGGAGGACGTGTCGGTCCAGCTCGCCGGGCTCGCCGGGGCCTGCCCGCCACCGCTGCCGGAGCCGGCCGCGGTCGCGGTGTTCGCCGGCGACCACGGCGTCCACGCGCAAGGCGTGACACCCTGGCCGCAGGAGGTCACCGCCCAGATGGTCGCCAACTTCCTGGCCGGTGGTGCGGTCGTGAACGCGTTCGCCGCCCAGGTCGGCGCCGAGGTGTGCGTGGTCGACGTGGGCGTGGTGGCCGACCTGGAGCCCACCCCGGGCCTGCTGCCCCGCAAGGTCCGGTACGGCACCGCCGACATGACCGAGCAGCCCGCCATGACCCGGGAGGAGGCCGTCCGCGCTGTGGAGGTCGGCGTCGAGACCGCGCGCGACCTGGTCGCCGCCGGCAACCGCTGCCTGGTCACCGGCGACATGGGCATCGCCAACACCACCGCGTGCGCCGCACTGATCGCCGCGTTCACCGGCTCGGACCCCGCCGCGGTGACCGGCCGCGGCACGGGCGTGGACGACGCGACGTACGCCCACAAGATCGACGTCGTGCGCCGTGCCCTGGACCGGCACTGCCCGGATCCGGCCGACCCGCTCGGTGTCCTCGCCGCCGTGGGCGGCCTGGAGCATGCCGCGATCGCCGGGTTCCTGCTCGGCGCCGCGGCGCTGCGCGTGCCGGTGATCCTGGACGGCGTGATCGCCGGATCGGCCGCGCTGGTCGCCGCCGCGCTCGAGCCGACCGCCAAGGCCGCCTGGATCGCCGGCCACCGCTCCGCCGAGCCCGGCCACGCCATCGCCCTCCGCCATCTGGGCCTGCGCCCGCTGGTCGACCTGGAACTCCGCCTCGGTGAGGGCACCGGCGCCCTGCTCGCCCTGCCGCTGGTCCAGTCCGCGGTACGGGCGCTCCGCGAGGTCGCCACCTTCGACTCGGCCGGGGTTTCGGAGAAGAACTGAAGGCCGCCGTCGCCGAAACAGCCGTGAAACAATGGGGCGCTCCACTGGGAAAGACATGAGCGAGAAAGCACACCTGATCTATCCCGCCGGCCTGAACCTGGCGGGCCGCCGCGTCGTGGTCGTCGGCGGCGGGGCGGTGGCGCAACGGCGCCTGCCCGGGCTGCTCGACGCCGGGGCTGACGTGCTGCTGATCGCGCCGCACGTCACGCCCTCGATCGAGGCCATGGCGGCGGCCGGGGAGATCCGGTGGGAGCGCCGTCCGTACCGGCCGGGCGACCTGGAGCACGCCTGGTACGCGCTGGCCCTCACCGACTCGCCCGAGGTGAACGCCGCGGTGGCGGCCGAGGCCGAGCAGCGGCGCGTCTTCTGCGTCCGCGCCGACCAGGCGCATCTCGGCACCGCGCGTACCCCCGCCACCGGCCGGCACGACGAGATCACGGTCGCCGTGCTGAGCGGGGACCCGCGCCGGTCGGCTGCGGTGCGCGACGCGGTGGTCGAGAGCCTGCGCGAGGGTACGCTGGCCGCGCCCCACCACCGGGAGAAGCGGCCCGGCGTGGCCCTGGTCGGCGGCGGGCCGGGCGACCCGGAGCTGATCACGGTGCGGGGCCGGCGGCTGCTCGCCGAGGCCGACGTCGTGGTCGTGGACCGGCTCGCGCCCCGCGCGCTGCTGGACGAGCTGCCCCCGTACGTCGAGGTGGTCGACGCGGCGAAGATCCCGTACGGCCGGGCGATGGCACAGGAGGAGATCAATCGGATCATCGTCGAGCGCGCCAAGGCCGGGAAGTTCGTGGTGCGGCTCAAGGGCGGTGACTCGTTCGTGTTCGGCCGTGGCTACGAGGAGGTCATCGCCTGCGCCGAGGCGGGCGTCCCGGTCACGGTCGTGCCCGGCATCACCAGCGCGATCGCCGTGCCGGCGCTGGCCGGCATCCCGGTCACCCACCGGGGGATCGCGCACGAGTACACCGTCGTGTCCGGGCACGTCGACCCGGACAGCCCCAAGTCGCTCGTGGACTGGACAGCCCTGGCCCGCCTGCGCGGCACGCTGGTGCTGCTCATGGCCGTCGAGCGGCTCGGGGCCATCGCGAAGACGTTGATCGAGCACGGGCGGGACGCCGACACCCCGGCGGCCGTCATCCAGGACGGCACCCTGCCGGGTGAGCGGGTCGTGCGGGCCACGCTCGGCACGATCGCCGAGGCGGCCGAGCGTGAAGGCGTCCGCCCTCCAGCCGTGGTCGTGATCGGAGACGTGGTACGCCTGTCCGCGCTAGGCGGTTAGGCGTGCAGGTGCGCCTCCTGGTGGGTGACCGCCTCGATGTCGGCGGCGGCCTTCTCCAGCAGTTCGTGCGCCAGATTCGACAGGGCCCGGGCGGTGGCCACCTCCTCGCCGATCTTCGGTTCGGGCTTGTCGTGCGGGTTGCGGCGCGAGTACCCGTGGCCCACGCAGTCGGGGGCATTGGGTCCGGTCAGCCGTGCCGTCGCCGCGGTGCGCGTGCCGTCCTCTTCGAAGGTGACCTCGACGTTCCAGCGGTTCTCCATGGGAACCACCTCCTGCATTCCAGGGTGCTCCTATTCCCGTATTCCCGCCAGGGCGAAAGGCCCTGAGCGTTTGCCGTACCGTCGACAGATCGTGGGAACCGTGTACGAGGTGGCCGATCCGGCCGACCCGCGGCTGGCCGACTACGTGGCGCTGACCGACGTCGAGCTGCGCCGCCGCAAGGAGCCGGCCGAGGGGCTGTTCATCGCCGAGGGGGAGAAGGTGATCCGGCGAGCGCTCGCCGCCGGGTACCCGATGCGGTCGATGCTGCTCAGCCCCCGGTGGCTCGACGCGATGCGCGACGTGATCGAGGCCGCCGACGCGTCGGTGTACGTGGGGGGCGAGGCCCTGCTGGAAGGCGTCACCGGATACCGCGTGCACCGCGGCGCGCTGGCCGCGATGGCGCGCAAGCCGCTGCCGCCGCCGGGCGAGCTGCTCGCCACCGGCCGGCGGCTGGCGATCCTGGAGGATCTGGTCGACTCCACGAACGTGGGGGTTGTCTTCCGTGGCGCGGCCGCCCTCGGCATCGACGCGGTGCTGCTCAGCCCGCGGTGCGCCGACCCGCTGTACCGCCGGGCGGTCAAGGTCTCCATGGGCGCGGTGTTCACGATCCCGTACGCCCGCCTGGAGCCCTGGCCCGCGGCCCTGGCCGAGGCCCGGGCCGCCGGGTATACGCTGCTCGCCCTGACCCCGGACGAGCGGGCCGTGCCGCTCCACCAGGTCCCGTCCGCGGCCCTGGAGCGCTGCGCCCTGCTGCTCGGCGCCGAGGGGCCGGGCCTGTCCCCCCGCGCGCTGGAAGCCGCCGACCTGCGGGTGCGCATCCCCATGGCCCGCGGCGTCGACTCGCTCAACGTGGGCGCGGCGGCGGCCGTCGCCTTCTACGCGGTCACCACGAGATGAGGCGGCACCCGGTCCGCGGAGAGGTGCGTACTCGGCGCATCGGCGGCAGGCCCTGCATCGGTGATGCCGGTCAGCGCCTCCGGGGTGCCGTGGTAGAGCAGCTCGCCGGTGTCGCCGCCGCAAGAGACGCTGGTGGGGACTTTCCAGCACGTGAAAGGCGTTGAACTTTACATGAAAGGCGACAAGGTCGAGATCGTGGTCGATGCCGGTGACACCACCCGCACGTACGAGGTGGTGGCCACCCGGGCCGGCCGCCGGGTCGAGGTGAGCATCGGGCGCGGCGTCGTCGAGGTCGCCGAGGTCACGCGGGGTGGAAGCGTCGCCCGCACCGCCCGGTTCATGGCCAACCGGGTGCTCGCGCTGGTCGAGCACCCCGCCTCCCGCGCGCTGCTGCCCGACGAGGAAGGCACCGCCCGCCAGCCGGGCGAGCGCCCGCGGACGAAGGGTGGTACCACCGAGACGGCGGCGTGAACACGCCCTCAGGCGACGACCGCGAGCAACTCCTCGTGGAACTCGCGGACGACTGGCACGTCCCGGAACCGGGTGGACTGTCGCTGGAAGTCCCGCAGCCGTTGCACGCTGCGGGCCGAGGCGACCTGCTGGGCGGCTGCCAACGCCTCCCGGGCGGTCGCGCAGGCCCGGTCCAGGTCCTCCAGGAGCAGCTGGGTTGAGGCCAGCCGACCCAGGTACAGGGCATGGTTGCGGACCTGGTCGGTGTCCTGCAGGGCCAGTGCCTCGGTGAGCAGGGGCTCCGCCTCGGCGGGCCGGCCCAGGTCCAGGAAGCAGATCCCGGCGTTGGCGGCGAGTTCGGCGGCGTCGAAGAACGCCACCGAGGTCCGCGAGGCCTCCTGCCCGGCCTCGGCGAACGCCTCCCGCGCGCGGTCCAGCGCCCGCAGGCACGGCGTCTCCTCGCCGAGCTTGGCGTACCCGCGCGCCTCCCGGGCGGCGAGCATGGCCTCCTCGCGCGGGGTCAGCGCGCCCGCCGCCCCGTCCCGCCCGGAGCGGGCCAGCGCCACGCCCTCGCGCGCCTTGCCGACGTACGTCGCCTGCAGGCTCATGCAGCCGAGGATCTGGGCGACGAGCCGGCGGTTCTCCGCGCCGTGGGCCGCGTACAGCGCCATGTCGTAGTACCGCCACGCGTCGCGGTACCGGCCCGCGTCGTAGCTGAGCCAGCCGCCGAGCTGGGCGAGCTCGGCGACGGCCGAGTGCAGCCGCCGGGCGAGGCCCGGCGGGCAGGAGCCCTTCAGCAGGGCGAAGGCACGGCGTACGTGGCGGGCGATCGGGGTGCACAGGTCGCTGCCCCCGAGTTCGCGGTCGATGTGCTGGAACCGTTTGACCAGGGCCTCGATCCGTTCCACGGCGGCGAGACCGACCCGCGCCGGGGTCTCGTTCTCGTCACCGATCCAGGACAGTCCGAGGCCCGGGCCGGGGGCGACCCAATCGCTCGTCTCCTCATCCACCCCCAGGCCGGTGATGGCCAGCGCGCCGCCGACGAACTCACGGCGCCTCACGGGGTCATCACACTCCTCGGCATTTTCGCTCTCGGTCCTCGTGGGCGCGGTGAGCCGGGGAACCGCCTCGGAGAGCTGGCCCGGTATGCGGAACCCCAGCTCCTCGACGGAGACACCGAGTAGCTCGGTCAGCACACGGCGGTACGCCGGGCTGGGCCAGCGCACCTCTCCGCGCTCCCAGCGGCCCACCCGTTTTTCGTCGGCGGCGAGGTTCAACCCCATGCTCGCCGCTTTCGCTCGGATGGCCTCCGCGAATTCCTGCTGGCTCCAGTTCCGCTGGATCCGCAACGCCCGGAGCTTGTGGTTGGGCGTGTGTTCCTTGCCGGCTTTCTGGAACACCATGAACCCCCTCCTCCCGCGTCCGGTCATGACGCTAGCGCCGCTCGGTCACTTGCTGTAGCAAATTCACTCCAAAAAGTGACGAGGGCACCCGAAAGGCACCAGAAAGGGTTCCTCAAGGGCGTGGCGCGCGGCGCCGGGGCACGCTTGGCTTTTGCGACGTTTGCACGCGGGACGACAACGACAGGGCGCGAAGCCAGGAGGTGAGCTGGATGCTCTCGAGCCGGCGCGTGGGCGCCATGTCGAACGCGGCGACGTTCGACTCGGCCGCGTATGGCGCGGAGAGCCGGTGCTGGCTGCTCGGTTCGCACCGTCCGCGGGGTGAGTCCGCGGACCAGGACGAGATGACCGACGGTGAGGTGCCGGGCGGAGCCAGCGGCTGGAGCACCCCGCCGGCCGCCCCGGGCCCGCGGTGATTCCTGTCCTACAACGAGCCCTGACGTGCGCGGGTACGCCAGGGCTCGCTGCGGCGGCCTAGCCGACCTGTTCGTGGTCTGGCACGACGGACTCCACCGGCGTTCCGCGCCGGGGCCGGGGGATCGCCGAGCCCAGCGGGACGACAGGGCCGGTCCGCCCGTTCGCGACCGGCGGCCGCCATCGCCCGGACCCGGTCAACCGTACCAGGGACAGCAGCGGCCGGTCCGACAGCCGGGCGAGCGCGAACGCGGCCAGCACCGAGGCGCACGCGGTCGTCAGGCCGGCCAGTTCCAGCGCCTGGCGCGGGCCGAACCGGTCGCACAGCCAGCCGAGCGCTGGACCGCCGACCGCGCCCGCCGCCGAGGCCACCAGCCCGTGTACCGCGATCACCCGGCCTCGCATGTGCTCGGCGCTGTCGAGCTGGACCCGGGTGCCCATGGTCGTGTCGATGATCACCGCGCCGGCCGCGATCGGGAACATGAGCAGCGCGAACATGGCCAGCCCCGGTGCGGTGCCGCTCATCAGCTGCAGCATGCTCGTCACCGCGGCCATGACCAGCAGCAACCGTACGGTGAGCCGCTTGCGGGCCGCCGCGAGCACACCGCCGGCCACCGTGCCGACGGCGAAGACGACCGACAGCAGGCCGTACCCGGGGGCGCCCGCCCCCAGCGGACCCTCGCTCATCGCGGCCATCGTGACCTGGTAGTTGCGGCCCAGGCTGCTCAGCGTGAACCCCAGCGCGAACAGCACCAGCAGGCGGGGCATCGCCCGAAGGTACCGCAGGCCGGCCACGATCCCGCGCTGGTGCCGGGCGGGCCGCGCGATCCGGTGCAGTTGGTCGGTGCGCACCGCGAGGATCGCGGCGAGCACCGCGCCGAAGCTCAGCGCGTTGAGCAGGAACAGGGCTCCGGTGCCGGTGAGGGGCACCAACGCTCCCGCGAGGCTCATGCCGAGGATCCGGCCGGAGGAGTTGATGATCGAGCCGAGCGCGAGCGCGTTCCCCAGGTCCTCGCGGCCCACGATCTCCGCGCCGAACCGGCCGAGTGCCGGGCCCTCCAGCGAGCCGACGACCCCGGAGACGAACGCCACCGCGTACACCGGGAGCACCGAGTCGTCGTGACGGTATGCGATCACGGCGAGCGCCGCCGCGAGCAGCGCGTGCCCGGTCTGCGTCACCAGCAGCAGCGGACGGGCCGGAACCCGGTCCGCGATGGCTCCGCCCCACAGGCCGAACATCAGCGCCGGCACGGCCTGGAGCAGGATCGCGAACCCGACGTGGGTGGCCGAGGAAGTGAGCTGGAGGATCAGCCAGTTCAGGCCGAGGACCTGCATCCAGGTGCCGGTGACCGAGATCAGGTCGGCGGTGGCCCAGAGCCGGTAGTTGCGGTGTTTCAGGGCACTGAACATCGGCGGCAACCGCCGCACCTGCGTCTCCTCTCGTCGGCTGACCCGCGGGCACGGCGGTCCGCGAACATCGGTGCCTCGTGATTTGTTCCGGCGACCGAGTCTACTGCTGCGTAATGTGCGATATATGGGGTTAAGAAACTACAAAACGTTGCGAAAACGGCACCATGTCGAATGTCACAGTAAGACACGCCCGGCCCTGCCGGTGATCTCGGCCGGAGTGACCCGCGCGATGGCGAGCAGGGCGAGCATTCTCCTGCCCCCGGGGACGCCTGCGCTGGTTCGACGCGGGGATGGAGGGGTTGTCTTCACGACGGCGTCGGACCCCGGGCCGGGCGGGGATGGTCAGGCGGCGATCTCGGCGGGGTCGAGCGGGCGCAGCTCGTCGGCGTAGCTCACCGAGACGCGGCGCATCACGCCGTCCTCGGTGATCACGTACTGGCCCAGGCGCCACAGCGGCGGGGAGTACGCGTGGATCGACACGCTCTGGGGCGCCACGCCGGTGAGGCGGTGGATGTGGTCGGGGCCGAAGCAGAACGACTCGCCCTCCTTGACCACCACCTCCACGTGGTCGCCGCCGATGCGCGGGTTGCTCTCCAAGATCGCACCCTGGACCACACGCACCGCGCCGGAGGAGACGTCGTGGTCGTGCCAACCGGTGTCGTTCCGCGGGGTCCAGCACAGCAGCCACACGTCGACGTACTCGTCGCGGTAGAGCGACTCGTAGTGCCGCTTCTCGTCGGAGAAGGCCACCAGGTGACGCCACAGCTCAGGACGTTCGGCCAGATTGTCGACGAGCTGACGCAGCTCCCGCTTGTCCAGGGTGCGGGCGGGCAGCGCCTCGAAGGTCATCGCGGTCCTCCTCTGCTGTGCCTGATCGCTGCTGTGTCTGATCGTTCGCCGTGGAGCAGGCGATGCGGGTTCGTGGTGCGCAGGGCGCACATAGCGGCGTCGCCGAGGCCGGGATCGCGCGGCGACGCGTACGGCCGGTCGGACCCGTGCACGATCACGTCGATGCCGAGCACGCGGACCACGGCGTCGACCGCCCGTGGCCCGTAGGAGGACGTCTCGACGAAGACGTCCGGGTCGACCACCCCCCTGCCGCCGCCGCGCACGGCCAGCCGCTCGCCGTGCAGCGGCGCGAGGCCGGCCAGCAGGGCGAAGCAGACGCGCAAAGAGGGGTGGCGCGGCCGGCCGTACGCCCGGAACGCGAACCAGGCCTGGTGCATCTGTTGCACGTACGGCACGAGCGCGGGCCACCAGGCGGGTGCCCCCGGCGGGGCGGGCGGCGCGGCCCCGGGATGCACGAACAGCGGTAGGCCCCGCCGCTCCAGCAGGTCGAGCAGCGGGGCGCAGCGCGCGTACCCGGCCTCGTCGAGCAGCGCGGTGGCGGGCAACTGCAGGCCGACGAACCCGCGGCGCAGCTCCCGGTCCAGCGCGGCCGGGTCGATCTCGGTCAGGCACGCGGACGCCCACGCGCGGAACGGCTCAGGCAGCGCGGCGGCGCCGTCGTGGTACGCGGCGAGCAGGGGCGCGGCCTCCTCCGGCGGCAGCCACTCCACGCCGAGCGGGCTGGACAGCGACACGAGCGCGAGATCCAGGCCGTCCGCCCGGACCAGCTCGGCGCGGCGAGCCACGTCGTGGTCGGCCGGGTCCACCTCGTAGTCCGGCTCGCCGGCCAGCAGCAGCGTCCACCCGACCAGGCGGGGCGGCTCGGCGCGCTCGCGCAGCGCCTCGACGAAGGGGGTGGGCCACAGGTGCTGGTGCACGTCGGCACGCACGCCGCCACCTCCTCGCGTATCCGTACATCCGCCTGGTCGCACTGCCTGAACCGATTCACTGAACCGTTTCAGTGAATCGGTTCACCAGGTTTCGTGTCAAGCTGCCGCACCTGGCTCGCGGGGGCTGAACAACATGGCGGCGCGCACTAGGCTGGCTCCGTGCGGCAATCCCGGAAACGCGCCACCATCCGCCAGGTCGCCGAGGCCACCGGTTTATCGCCGGCCGCGGTCTCGTACGCGCTGCGCGGCATGCAGGTGTCGGAGGAGACCCAGCGGCGGGTGCGCCAGGCCGCCGCCGAGCTGGGGTACGAGGCCAACCCCATCGCCCGCGCGTTGGCCAGCGGGCGCACCGGCATGGTCGGCCTGCTGTGCGGCTCGCTGGAGGACCTGTGGCAGCAGTCCCTGGCGGTCGGCATCAGCCGGGCGCTGCTGGCCCGTGACCGGTACGCGCTGATCCTCGACGCGGCCGGCGACCCCGCGCGCGAGCGGCTGCTCGCCCAACAGTTGCGCGACCAGCGGGTGGACGGCCTGATCGTGTTCCCGCTCGACCCGTCCGCCGCCCTGTGGGCCGAGCTGGCCGACACCCTGCCGGTCGTCTCGATCGGCGACTCCCTCCAGGGCGCGACCACCACCGGCGAGGTGGTGTTCGACAACCGCGCCGGGGTCACCCTGGCCCTGGAGCACCTGCACGCGCTCGGTCACCGGCGGATCGCCGTGCTCACCCCGACCCGCTCGAGCACCCCCGACCGCCCGGCAGAGGTGCGCGTCGCAGCCGAGGCGGACCGGCTCGGGCTGGACGTGTCCGTCGTCACCTCGCCGCACGCGTTGCCCGAGGCCACCGAGGTCGCCCGCCGCGTGCTGAGCGCGCGGAACCGCCCGACCGCGGTCTTCTGCTTCGCCGACTCCATCGCCTACGGCGCGTACGCGGCAGCCCGCGAGCTGGGGCTGGACATCCCCGGCGACGTGTCCGTGGCCGGGTACGACGCCCACCCCATGTCCCGGCTGCTCACCCCGGAGCTCACCACGTTCGACTGGGGCGTCGACAGCATCATCCGCCAGGCCGTCCGCCTCGTGGTCAACGCGATCGACGGCAAACCCCAGCGCCGCCGCATCGTCCACCCGCCGAAGCTGTGCCCCGGCGCGTCGACGAGCGTCCCTGCCCGCTGAACCGCCTGGTGGGGCCGGGCAGCCGGCGACCGCGCGGTGGGGGGAATCAGGCGTGGACCAGCGCGTCGGGGGTCAGCTGGTCCGGGGTGGTGTGACCGGACAGCGCGAGGGTCAGGTCGAGCTCGGCGAGCAGGCAGCGCAGCACGTGGCGCACCCCCTCCTCGCCGCCGAGCGCGAGGCCGTACACGTACGGGCGGCCGACCAGGACGGCGTCCGCACCCAAGGCGAGGGCCTTGACCACGTCGGCGCCGGTGCGGATCCCGCTGTCGAACAGGATGGCGGCCCGGCCGTCGACCGCGGCGGCCACGCCGGGGAGGGCGTCCAGCGCGGCGATCGAACCGTCCACCTGCCGACCGCCGTGGTTGGACACGATCACCCCGTCCATGCCGGCGTCCACGGCCCGGCGGGCGTCGTCGGGGTGGAGGATCCCCTTGAGCAGGATCGGCCCGTCCCAGTGTTCGCGCAGGAACGGCAGGTCTTCCCAGGTCTTGCTGGGGTCGGCGAACATGGCGGCCCAGTGGGCCACCGCGGCGGCCGGGTCCTCCTCCGCCGGCTTGGCCAGGCCGGCGCGGAAAGCCGGGTCGGCGAGGTAGTTGGCGAGCCCGACCCGCTGGAGGAACGGCAGGTACGCCTGGTCGAGGTCGCGCGTGCGCCAGGCGAGCAGGAACGTGTCGAGCGTGACGACCAGCGCCTCGTACCCCGCCCGCTCGGCCCGCTCCAGGAAGCTCACCGCCACCTCACGGTCGCGCGGCCAGTACAACTGGTACCAGCGCGGCGCGTCCCCGGCCGCCTGCGCGACCTCCTCCATCGGGTACGAGGCGACGGTGCTGTGCACCAGTGGCAGGCCGAGCGAGGCGGCGGCCCGGGCGACGGCCAGCTCGCCCTCGGGGTGGACGACGGAGAGCACGCCGACCGGGGCGAGCAGCACCGGGGCCGGCATGCGGGTGCCGAGTACGGTCCGGGACAGGTCCCGGACGGTGACGTCCCGCAGCATCCGGGGCACGATCCGCCACCGGTCGAATGCCGCCCGGTTGGCGCGCATGGTGGCGCCTGTGCCGGCGCCGCCGGCGACGTACCCGTACGCTGTGGGTTCCATCCGGTCCCGGGCGATCTCCGCCAAGGCGGAGAGGTCGGTGGTGATCGGCGGGACCTGCCCGCTGAGGCCGCCCAGGTAGATCTCGTACTGGTACGCGCCGAAGTGCCGCTGGTCGGGGACGAGGGGCGGGCTGCCCGTGTGCTCCATGCCGGGGACCCCCTTCTCGGGTGATCTGTCCGCTGCTTTCTGGCATGGAACCATGCGTTTGCCTAGGCTGTGAATAGCTTCGTACATGTTCCCAGAAGGGCTCCAGGGTGAGAAGTGGCGACCAGGCGACCCGGCAGCGGACTCCCACCGAACGGCTGCTCGCGCTCTTCGACGGTCACCGGCTGTCGCCCACCCAGCGCCGGATCGCCCAGTACCTGCTGGACCACCTGCCCGAGGCCGCGTTCCTGTCCAGCGTCGACCTGGCCGAGCGGGCGGGCGTGAGCCAGCCGTCGGTGACCAGGTTCGCGGTCGCGCTCGGCTTCTCCGGGTACCCGGCCCTGCGCGAGGCGTTGCGGCCGATCGCGCTGAGCGCCGCCGCTGACTCGCCTGACACCCCCGAGGAGATCCGGCGCAACGAGCTGCAGGCCGCGGTCGCCGCCGAGATACGCAACCTAGAGAGTCTGCACCGGATGCTGGCCAACCCGACCCAGGTGCTCGACCTCGGCCGGCGGCTCGCCGCCTCGGTGCCGCTCACCGTGCTCGGCCTGCGGATCTCCGCGCCGCTCGCCGAGTACTTCGCGTACGCCGCCAAACGCATCCATCCCGACGTGCGCTGCGTCACCGCGGGCGGCAGCGCGGTGTACGACGCGCTGCTGCAGGCCCAGACCGCGGGCGGGACGTGGCTGCTCGCGTTCGCCATGCCCCGGTACGCGGCCGAGACCGTGCAGGCGCTGCGGTTCGCCCGCGAACTGGGGCTGAAGTCCGCCGTGGTGACCGATGTGCCGTTCGTGCCGTTTGCCCGGGACGTCGACATGGTCCTCCCGGTGGGGGTCGGTTCGCGCCTGGTCTTCGACTCCTACGCCGCCCCGGTCGTGCTCGCCGCCGTCGTCCTCCAGGCCATGGCCGACGCCGCCCCGGAGCGCACCCAGACCTGCCTGGAGGCGTACGAGCAGGTGGCCGAGCGCGAGGACTTCTTCTACGGGCGCTGACCCCGGCCGGGTGGTCCCAACCGTTCGGAAAGCTCTCGCGTTCGCCGGGGGGACCAAGTGGATGGGCTCCGCTCAGAGCCCGGCGAGCTGCGGCAGCACCCGCGCCGCCTGGTCCAGGTCCTCGTCCAGGGACCGGTCGGTGGTCACCGGGCTGAGCGCGGCGTCGGCCAGCTCGTACGCCTCGCGCAGCGCGCCCGGGGCCGGGGTGAGGCCGCGCATGCGCAGCGCTCGCACCGTGGCGACCAGCTCGCAGGAGAGCACGACGCGGTAGGCGTACACGGCCTCGGATGTGTTGCGCGC is a genomic window containing:
- a CDS encoding amidohydrolase family protein; translated protein: MRADVHQHLWPTPFVEALRERAEPPRLVGWTLLLAGEPDYEVDPADHDVARRAELVRADGLDLALVSLSSPLGVEWLPPEEAAPLLAAYHDGAAALPEPFRAWASACLTEIDPAALDRELRRGFVGLQLPATALLDEAGYARCAPLLDLLERRGLPLFVHPGAAPPAPPGAPAWWPALVPYVQQMHQAWFAFRAYGRPRHPSLRVCFALLAGLAPLHGERLAVRGGGRGVVDPDVFVETSSYGPRAVDAVVRVLGIDVIVHGSDRPYASPRDPGLGDAAMCALRTTNPHRLLHGERSDTAAIRHSRGGPR
- a CDS encoding LacI family DNA-binding transcriptional regulator, whose amino-acid sequence is MRQSRKRATIRQVAEATGLSPAAVSYALRGMQVSEETQRRVRQAAAELGYEANPIARALASGRTGMVGLLCGSLEDLWQQSLAVGISRALLARDRYALILDAAGDPARERLLAQQLRDQRVDGLIVFPLDPSAALWAELADTLPVVSIGDSLQGATTTGEVVFDNRAGVTLALEHLHALGHRRIAVLTPTRSSTPDRPAEVRVAAEADRLGLDVSVVTSPHALPEATEVARRVLSARNRPTAVFCFADSIAYGAYAAARELGLDIPGDVSVAGYDAHPMSRLLTPELTTFDWGVDSIIRQAVRLVVNAIDGKPQRRRIVHPPKLCPGASTSVPAR
- a CDS encoding lactate 2-monooxygenase, which gives rise to MEHTGSPPLVPDQRHFGAYQYEIYLGGLSGQVPPITTDLSALAEIARDRMEPTAYGYVAGGAGTGATMRANRAAFDRWRIVPRMLRDVTVRDLSRTVLGTRMPAPVLLAPVGVLSVVHPEGELAVARAAASLGLPLVHSTVASYPMEEVAQAAGDAPRWYQLYWPRDREVAVSFLERAERAGYEALVVTLDTFLLAWRTRDLDQAYLPFLQRVGLANYLADPAFRAGLAKPAEEDPAAAVAHWAAMFADPSKTWEDLPFLREHWDGPILLKGILHPDDARRAVDAGMDGVIVSNHGGRQVDGSIAALDALPGVAAAVDGRAAILFDSGIRTGADVVKALALGADAVLVGRPYVYGLALGGEEGVRHVLRCLLAELDLTLALSGHTTPDQLTPDALVHA
- a CDS encoding MurR/RpiR family transcriptional regulator; this translates as MRSGDQATRQRTPTERLLALFDGHRLSPTQRRIAQYLLDHLPEAAFLSSVDLAERAGVSQPSVTRFAVALGFSGYPALREALRPIALSAAADSPDTPEEIRRNELQAAVAAEIRNLESLHRMLANPTQVLDLGRRLAASVPLTVLGLRISAPLAEYFAYAAKRIHPDVRCVTAGGSAVYDALLQAQTAGGTWLLAFAMPRYAAETVQALRFARELGLKSAVVTDVPFVPFARDVDMVLPVGVGSRLVFDSYAAPVVLAAVVLQAMADAAPERTQTCLEAYEQVAEREDFFYGR